The Campylobacter sp. MIT 12-8780 genome has a window encoding:
- a CDS encoding portal protein: MKTITELKALYEMDRKANESSIKEYYEAKEYYHGNQLPSDVLAVIKERGQTPIIENIYKMIVAKILGYKSESIQEVKLSGRQVEDKAKATLLNDILKVFSQQKSFDKEIIKRDKELIFGMAVMCLWIVQDEEGDFHIELENVPSDCFIIDKFSLEKDASDARRFHRRLNLSASEARRLFGEDVIIDELDEYEPRTTIIESWIKEDDFDENGKKMSSFNRYCFSEKGQLYLYEKAPFKTASHPFVIAKYSIDEKHRWYGLFRDIKPLQDYINFAENRMANMMGSLKAFFEEGAVIDAQSFISEASLDNAIVKVRDGALKENKIHFVQHHADISVLSQKANEKRNLAKILSGLNDEALGTAINRQSGVAIAQRRDAGLMGLSEYIKTSDEMDKDIFRKALDLIMHYFTKKQVFKIVDKKVGERFFTINDSEENTIKVGKFDLIYQTQLKTQGREERFAHWSEMLKTIASIRPDIVANILPLMLKDTNSPIAEDLEELLAQAEEAQAQSSPQEAKMQEMQMQLAIKEMQAKISELEAKAYKYTAQGELANQIAQQNANNEDQTQSPREKGIDLR, from the coding sequence ATGAAAACTATAACCGAGCTTAAAGCCCTTTATGAAATGGATCGCAAGGCAAATGAAAGCAGCATTAAAGAGTATTATGAGGCAAAGGAGTATTATCATGGCAACCAGCTTCCCTCTGATGTGCTTGCAGTGATTAAAGAAAGGGGGCAAACGCCCATTATTGAGAATATTTATAAAATGATCGTGGCTAAAATCCTAGGCTATAAAAGCGAAAGTATCCAAGAAGTCAAGCTTTCAGGGCGTCAAGTCGAGGATAAAGCCAAAGCCACGCTTTTAAATGATATCTTAAAGGTTTTTTCTCAGCAAAAAAGCTTTGATAAAGAGATCATCAAAAGAGATAAAGAGCTCATCTTTGGTATGGCTGTAATGTGCCTTTGGATCGTGCAAGATGAGGAAGGGGATTTTCATATCGAGCTTGAAAATGTGCCAAGTGATTGTTTTATCATCGATAAATTCTCTCTTGAAAAAGACGCCAGCGACGCGCGCCGTTTTCATCGCCGTTTAAATTTAAGTGCAAGCGAGGCAAGAAGGCTTTTTGGCGAAGATGTGATCATCGATGAGTTGGACGAATACGAGCCACGAACAACTATCATTGAAAGTTGGATTAAAGAAGATGATTTTGATGAAAACGGCAAGAAAATGAGTAGTTTTAACCGCTACTGCTTCAGCGAAAAAGGGCAGCTTTATCTGTATGAAAAAGCGCCCTTTAAAACCGCTTCGCACCCCTTTGTCATCGCCAAGTATTCAATCGATGAAAAACACCGCTGGTATGGGCTTTTTAGGGATATTAAGCCACTGCAAGATTATATTAACTTTGCTGAAAATCGTATGGCAAATATGATGGGCTCGCTCAAAGCCTTTTTTGAAGAAGGTGCTGTCATTGATGCGCAAAGCTTTATCAGCGAGGCAAGCCTTGATAATGCGATCGTCAAGGTCAGAGATGGGGCATTAAAAGAGAACAAAATCCACTTCGTGCAACATCACGCCGATATCAGTGTGCTTTCTCAAAAGGCAAATGAAAAACGCAACCTCGCTAAAATTTTAAGCGGGCTAAACGATGAAGCACTAGGCACAGCCATAAACCGCCAAAGTGGCGTAGCAATCGCACAAAGAAGAGATGCTGGACTTATGGGGCTGAGCGAATACATCAAAACCAGCGATGAGATGGATAAAGACATCTTCCGCAAGGCTCTTGATCTGATTATGCACTATTTTACCAAAAAGCAAGTGTTTAAAATCGTGGATAAAAAGGTGGGCGAACGCTTTTTTACGATCAATGACAGCGAAGAAAACACCATCAAAGTGGGCAAATTTGATCTTATCTATCAAACACAGCTGAAAACTCAAGGTAGAGAAGAGCGATTTGCACACTGGAGCGAAATGCTTAAAACCATAGCTTCAATCCGCCCTGACATCGTCGCAAATATCCTGCCTTTAATGCTCAAAGACACAAACAGCCCAATCGCTGAGGATTTAGAAGAGCTTTTAGCGCAGGCTGAAGAAGCGCAAGCTCAAAGCTCGCCCCAAGAGGCTAAAATGCAAGAAATGCAAATGCAACTTGCGATCAAAGAAATGCAAGCAAAGATCAGCGAGCTTGAAGCAAAAGCCTACAAATACACCGCTCAAGGCGAGCTAGCAAATCAAATCGCCCAGCAAAACGCAAACAACGAAGATCAAACACAAAGCCCAAGAGAAAAAGGCATTGATCTAAGATGA
- a CDS encoding type II toxin-antitoxin system death-on-curing family toxin, translating to MNYIRLDEAIAIHDKIIEKIGGLGGYNEQQIVYLASALEHIKNDEYYPSIADKITHLMFSCIQFHPFLDANKRTSIFLAMHFLDLEGIYSDEFAELMENVVVNVASGLTSKDELNQVIQQFITEKSHK from the coding sequence ATGAATTATATAAGACTTGATGAAGCCATCGCCATACACGATAAAATCATTGAAAAAATAGGTGGCTTAGGCGGATACAATGAACAACAAATCGTTTATCTAGCTAGTGCTTTAGAGCACATAAAAAACGATGAGTATTATCCTAGTATCGCCGATAAAATCACTCATTTAATGTTTTCTTGCATACAATTTCACCCATTTTTAGACGCAAATAAACGCACTTCGATATTTTTAGCTATGCACTTTTTGGATTTGGAGGGTATTTACAGCGATGAATTTGCTGAACTTATGGAAAATGTCGTCGTAAATGTAGCCAGCGGCTTAACTTCAAAAGATGAATTAAACCAAGTGATACAACAATTCATCACTGAAAAAAGCCACAAATAA